In Streptococcus uberis, a single window of DNA contains:
- the argF gene encoding ornithine carbamoyltransferase — translation MTQVFQGRNFLAEKDFTREEFEYLIDFAAHLKDLKKRGVPHRYLEGKNIALLFEKTSTRTRAAFTTAAIDLGAHPEYLGANDIQLGKKESTEDTAKVLGRMFDGIEFRGFSQRMVEELGEFAGVPVWNGLTDEWHPTQMLADYLTVKENFGKLEGITLVYCGDGRNNVANSLLVAGTLMGVNVHIFSPKELFPDEEIVKLAEGFAKESGAHILVTDNADEAVKGADVFYTDVWVSMGEEDKFKERVELLQPYQVNMDLVKKANNENLIFLHCLPAFHDTNTVYGKDVADKYGVSEMEVTDEVFRSKYARHFDQAENRMHTIKAVMAATLGNLFIPKV, via the coding sequence ATGACTCAAGTATTTCAAGGACGTAATTTCCTAGCAGAAAAAGACTTCACACGCGAAGAATTTGAATATTTAATTGACTTCGCTGCACACTTAAAAGACCTTAAAAAACGTGGTGTTCCTCACCGTTATTTAGAAGGTAAAAACATTGCACTTTTGTTTGAAAAAACATCTACTCGTACTCGTGCAGCTTTCACAACTGCAGCAATTGACTTAGGAGCACATCCTGAATACCTTGGTGCAAACGACATCCAACTTGGTAAAAAAGAATCAACTGAAGACACCGCTAAAGTTCTTGGTCGCATGTTTGACGGTATTGAATTCCGTGGTTTCAGCCAACGCATGGTTGAAGAATTAGGTGAATTCGCTGGTGTTCCAGTATGGAATGGTCTTACTGACGAATGGCATCCAACTCAAATGCTTGCTGACTACTTAACAGTTAAAGAAAACTTCGGCAAACTTGAAGGTATTACTTTAGTATACTGTGGTGATGGTCGTAACAACGTTGCAAACTCACTATTGGTTGCTGGTACTTTGATGGGTGTTAACGTACACATCTTCTCACCAAAAGAATTATTCCCAGATGAAGAAATTGTTAAATTAGCTGAAGGATTTGCAAAAGAATCTGGAGCACACATTTTAGTTACTGACAATGCTGACGAAGCTGTTAAAGGCGCTGATGTATTCTACACAGACGTTTGGGTATCAATGGGTGAAGAAGACAAATTCAAAGAACGCGTTGAATTGCTTCAACCATACCAAGTTAATATGGATCTTGTTAAAAAAGCTAACAACGAAAACCTTATTTTCTTACACTGCTTACCAGCATTCCATGACACAAACACTGTTTACGGTAAAGATGTAGCTGATAAATACGGCGTATCTGAAATGGAAGTTACTGATGAAGTCTTCCGTAGCAAATATGCTCGTCACTTTGACCAAGCTGAAAACCGTATGCACACAATCAAAGCTGTTATGGCAGCAACTCTTGGAAACTTGTTCATTCCAAAAGTATAA
- the arcC gene encoding carbamate kinase has protein sequence MTKQKIVVALGGNAILSTDASAKAQQEALISTSKSLVKLIKDGNEVIVTHGNGPQVGNLLLQQAAADSEKNPAMPLDTCVAMTEGSIGFWLVNALDNELKEQGIEKEVAAVVTQVIVDKNDQAFTNPTKPIGPFLSEEEAKKQMEETGASFKEDSGRGWRKVVPSPKPVGIKEANVIRNLVDSGVVVVSAGGGGVPVIEDPTTKFLTGVEAVIDKDFASQTLSELVDADLFIVLTGVDNVFVNFNKPDQQKLEEVTVSQMKEYIGQNQFAPGSMLPKVEAAIAFVENKPEAKAIITSLENIDKVLSEGAGTTIVKG, from the coding sequence ATGACTAAACAAAAAATTGTTGTTGCATTAGGTGGAAATGCAATACTTTCAACAGATGCATCAGCTAAAGCACAACAAGAAGCTTTGATTTCAACATCAAAATCATTGGTTAAATTGATTAAAGATGGCAATGAAGTTATTGTTACTCATGGTAACGGACCACAAGTTGGTAACTTATTATTACAACAAGCAGCAGCAGATTCTGAAAAAAATCCTGCAATGCCATTAGATACTTGTGTGGCAATGACTGAAGGCTCTATCGGTTTCTGGCTCGTTAATGCTCTTGATAACGAACTTAAAGAACAAGGCATTGAAAAAGAAGTGGCTGCAGTTGTGACACAAGTTATTGTTGATAAAAACGACCAAGCATTCACAAATCCAACAAAACCAATTGGCCCATTCTTATCTGAAGAAGAAGCTAAAAAACAAATGGAAGAAACTGGAGCAAGCTTTAAAGAAGATTCAGGTCGTGGATGGCGTAAAGTGGTGCCATCTCCAAAACCAGTTGGCATCAAAGAAGCTAATGTTATTCGTAACTTAGTTGATTCAGGTGTTGTTGTTGTCAGCGCTGGTGGAGGCGGTGTCCCAGTTATTGAAGACCCAACAACTAAATTCCTCACTGGTGTAGAAGCTGTTATCGATAAAGATTTTGCGTCACAAACACTTTCAGAATTAGTTGATGCTGACCTCTTCATCGTCCTTACTGGTGTTGATAATGTCTTTGTTAACTTTAACAAACCAGATCAACAAAAATTGGAAGAAGTTACTGTTTCACAAATGAAAGAATACATTGGTCAAAATCAATTTGCACCAGGTTCAATGTTACCAAAAGTAGAAGCAGCTATTGCATTTGTTGAAAACAAACCAGAAGCAAAAGCAATCATTACATCTCTTGAAAACATTGACAAAGTTCTTTCAGAAGGTGCTGGAACAACTATCGTTAAAGGTTAA
- the speE gene encoding polyamine aminopropyltransferase yields MDLWFSESHTPDVKLSVRTEEQLFVGKSEWQDISVINTPSFGKMLILNGHVLFSDADNFVYNEMVVHVPMAVHPNPEKVLIIGGGDGGVAQVLELYPDIKQIDIVEPDEMLVDVCRQYFPEFASGLDDDRVTIYHQDGLRFLRNCDSDYDIIINDATDPFGHTEGLFTKEFYGNSYRALKEDGIMIYQHGSPFFDEDESAFRSMHRKASQSFPISRVFQAHIPTAPSGYWCFGFASKKYHPIEDFKKEDWKARQLKTDYYSANLHLGAFSLPRYVEDILEEEEEK; encoded by the coding sequence ATGGATTTATGGTTTTCAGAAAGTCACACACCTGATGTGAAATTATCTGTCAGAACAGAAGAACAATTGTTTGTAGGAAAAAGTGAGTGGCAAGATATTTCTGTCATCAATACCCCATCTTTTGGCAAAATGTTGATCTTAAACGGTCATGTTCTTTTCTCTGATGCGGATAATTTTGTTTATAACGAAATGGTTGTCCATGTCCCAATGGCTGTGCATCCTAATCCCGAAAAAGTCTTGATTATTGGTGGAGGTGATGGAGGAGTTGCCCAAGTTCTTGAACTCTATCCTGATATCAAACAGATTGATATTGTTGAACCTGATGAAATGTTGGTGGATGTTTGTCGCCAATATTTTCCAGAGTTTGCTTCAGGTTTAGACGATGACCGTGTGACCATTTATCATCAAGATGGCTTGCGCTTTTTAAGAAACTGCGACAGTGATTATGACATTATTATCAATGATGCAACAGATCCCTTTGGCCATACTGAAGGTTTGTTTACCAAGGAATTCTATGGGAATAGTTACCGTGCTCTCAAAGAAGATGGTATCATGATTTATCAACATGGCAGTCCTTTCTTTGATGAAGACGAATCTGCTTTTAGAAGTATGCACCGCAAAGCCTCTCAAAGTTTCCCAATCAGTCGTGTTTTCCAAGCGCACATCCCAACAGCACCTTCAGGATACTGGTGTTTTGGCTTTGCTTCTAAAAAATACCACCCTATTGAAGATTTTAAGAAGGAAGACTGGAAAGCACGTCAATTAAAAACAGACTACTATTCAGCAAACTTGCATTTAGGTGCCTTTAGCCTACCAAGATATGTTGAAGATATTTTAGAAGAAGAGGAAGAAAAATAA
- a CDS encoding aminotransferase class I/II-fold pyridoxal phosphate-dependent enzyme, which yields MNQKDQTKAPIYQGLVDLRKKRIVPFDVPGHKRGRGNPELVELLGEKCVGIDVNSMKPLDNLGHPVSIIREAEELAADAFGAAHAFLMVGGTTSAVQAMILATVKAGDKIILPRNVHKSAINALVLCGAIPIYIELSVNHKIGIALGLENDRFAQAIKEHPDAKAVLINNPTYYGICSDLKGLTDLAHAAGMKVLVDEAHGAHLPFTDKLPLSAMEAGADMSAVSMHKSGGSLTQSSILLLGPGMNQEYVRQIINLTQSTSASYLLLSSLDISRRNLASRGKESFEKVIEMAEYARREINAIGGYYAFSKELVDGVSVYDFDVTKLSIYTQGIGLTGIEVYDLLRDEYDIQIEFGDIGNILAYISIGDRLQDIERLVGALADIKRLHARDGKDLMSGEYIQPELVLTPQEAFYAERDSVPLKEAIGHVCGELVMAYPPGIPILAPGERITKELIDYIIFSKERGCSIQGTEDPDVKYINIIKEA from the coding sequence TTGAATCAGAAAGATCAAACAAAAGCACCAATCTATCAAGGATTGGTTGACTTGAGAAAGAAAAGAATTGTTCCATTTGATGTGCCAGGTCATAAAAGAGGACGTGGAAATCCAGAATTAGTTGAGTTGTTAGGGGAAAAATGTGTTGGCATTGATGTTAACTCCATGAAACCGCTTGATAATTTAGGACATCCCGTTTCAATCATTCGAGAAGCTGAAGAATTAGCGGCAGATGCCTTCGGGGCTGCGCATGCTTTTTTGATGGTTGGAGGTACCACGTCTGCTGTTCAGGCTATGATTTTGGCTACTGTAAAAGCTGGGGATAAGATTATTCTTCCAAGGAATGTGCATAAGAGTGCTATTAATGCACTGGTTTTATGCGGAGCCATTCCCATTTATATTGAATTGAGCGTCAATCATAAAATCGGCATTGCGCTTGGTTTGGAAAACGATCGATTCGCCCAAGCCATTAAAGAACATCCAGACGCTAAGGCTGTTTTAATCAATAACCCTACTTACTACGGTATCTGTTCTGATCTTAAAGGATTAACTGACTTGGCTCATGCTGCTGGGATGAAAGTCTTGGTTGATGAGGCCCACGGTGCACACTTACCATTTACGGATAAATTACCTTTGTCCGCAATGGAGGCTGGAGCTGATATGTCTGCTGTCTCTATGCATAAATCAGGTGGTTCTTTAACCCAAAGTTCAATTTTACTGTTAGGACCTGGTATGAATCAGGAATATGTCCGTCAAATCATCAACTTGACGCAATCAACTAGTGCTTCCTATTTGCTCTTGTCTAGTTTGGATATTTCCCGTCGTAATTTGGCATCACGTGGAAAAGAATCTTTTGAAAAAGTGATTGAAATGGCTGAATATGCTCGTCGCGAAATTAATGCTATTGGGGGTTATTACGCCTTTTCTAAAGAGTTGGTTGATGGGGTTTCGGTCTATGATTTTGATGTTACAAAATTGTCAATCTATACACAAGGAATTGGGCTAACAGGTATTGAAGTTTATGACTTGCTTCGTGATGAATACGATATTCAAATTGAATTTGGTGATATCGGTAATATCTTAGCTTATATCTCTATTGGTGATAGATTACAAGATATTGAGCGATTGGTTGGGGCTCTTGCTGATATCAAGCGTCTACACGCGCGTGATGGGAAAGATTTGATGTCTGGTGAATACATTCAACCTGAGTTGGTTTTGACGCCACAAGAAGCCTTCTATGCAGAACGTGATAGTGTTCCACTTAAAGAGGCAATCGGACATGTCTGTGGTGAGCTAGTGATGGCTTATCCTCCAGGAATTCCAATTCTTGCCCCTGGTGAGCGTATCACTAAAGAATTGATTGACTACATCATCTTTTCAAAAGAAAGAGGCTGTTCTATTCAAGGAACAGAAGACCCTGATGTGAAATACATCAACATTATCAAGGAGGCCTAA
- the asnA gene encoding aspartate--ammonia ligase, whose amino-acid sequence MKKSFIHQQEEISFVKNTFTQYLIAKLDVVEVQGPILSRVGDGMQDNLSGIENPVSVNVLKIPEAQFEVVHSLAKWKRHTLARFGFNEGEGLVVNMKALRPDEDSLDQTHSVYVDQWDWEKVIPDGKRNLAYLKETVETIYKVIRLTELAVEARYDIEAILPKKITFIHTEDLVKRYPDLSPKERENAITKEFGAVFLIGIGGELSDGKPHDGRAPDYDDWTSETEDGYHGLNGDILVWNEQLQSAFELSSMGIRVDEDALKRQVAITGDFERLEFDWHKSLLNGLFPLTIGGGIGQSRMAMFLLRKKHIGEVQTSVWPQSVRESFDNIL is encoded by the coding sequence ATGAAGAAAAGTTTTATTCATCAACAAGAGGAGATTTCCTTTGTTAAAAATACTTTTACACAGTATTTAATTGCTAAACTTGACGTTGTTGAAGTGCAAGGACCTATTTTAAGTCGGGTCGGGGATGGTATGCAAGATAATTTGTCTGGTATTGAAAATCCTGTATCTGTTAATGTCTTAAAAATTCCTGAAGCTCAATTTGAAGTCGTCCATTCTTTAGCCAAATGGAAACGTCATACCTTAGCACGATTTGGATTTAATGAAGGAGAAGGCCTTGTTGTTAATATGAAAGCCCTCCGCCCTGACGAGGATTCATTAGACCAGACCCATTCCGTCTATGTCGATCAGTGGGATTGGGAAAAGGTCATTCCTGATGGTAAACGTAATCTAGCTTATTTGAAAGAAACTGTTGAAACCATTTATAAGGTTATTCGTTTAACGGAATTAGCGGTAGAAGCACGTTATGACATTGAGGCTATTCTACCTAAAAAAATTACCTTTATTCATACAGAAGACTTGGTGAAACGATACCCGGATTTAAGTCCCAAAGAAAGAGAAAATGCCATTACCAAAGAATTTGGTGCTGTCTTTTTAATTGGTATTGGGGGTGAATTATCAGATGGCAAACCACATGATGGGCGTGCTCCAGATTATGATGACTGGACAAGTGAAACGGAAGATGGTTACCATGGTTTAAATGGTGATATTTTAGTTTGGAACGAGCAACTACAATCAGCCTTTGAGTTGTCTTCAATGGGCATTCGCGTGGATGAAGATGCCTTGAAACGACAAGTAGCTATAACGGGAGACTTTGAACGTTTAGAATTTGATTGGCATAAATCCCTTTTAAATGGCTTGTTCCCATTGACCATTGGTGGTGGAATCGGACAATCACGTATGGCTATGTTTTTATTGCGTAAAAAACACATTGGCGAAGTGCAAACATCTGTTTGGCCACAATCGGTTAGAGAAAGTTTTGACAATATCTTATAA
- a CDS encoding YfcC family protein — MTEEKKRGFKIPSSYTVLFIIIAIMAVLTWFIPAGAYDTAKDGSVISGTYHAVKSNPQGLYDVFMAPVRGMLGTDKTDGAIQVSFFILMVGGFLGVVNKTGALDQGIASVVKNNKGKEKMLIAILIPIFALGGSTYGMGEETMAFYPLLIPVMIAVGFDTLVAVAIILIGSQIGCLASTINPFATGVAADAAGVSIADGMIWRLIQWVVLVGLSIWFVYNYASKIEKDPSKSLIADKMAEHKEIFKLENSDMDMTKKQKHVLWIFIITFLIMILSLIPWENFNIKLFTAINSWLTGLPVLGTAFGKSSAALGTWYFPEITMLFIMMGILVAMVYKMSEEDFISSFIAGAADLLSVAIICAVARGIQVIMNDGMITSTILSWGEKGLSGLSSQVFVLLAYLFYLPMSFLIPSTSGLAGATMGIMAPLGQFSHVPAHLVITAFQSASGVLNMISPTSAIVMGALAIGKIDLPTWWKFVGKFMVLVVVASVAILLLATFFI, encoded by the coding sequence ATGACAGAAGAAAAAAAACGGGGTTTTAAAATTCCATCTTCTTACACCGTTCTCTTTATCATCATTGCTATAATGGCAGTTTTGACTTGGTTTATCCCAGCGGGAGCTTATGACACTGCAAAAGATGGTAGTGTTATCTCAGGTACTTATCATGCTGTGAAATCAAACCCTCAAGGTTTGTATGATGTCTTTATGGCACCTGTTCGTGGTATGCTTGGAACTGATAAAACTGATGGCGCCATTCAAGTATCCTTCTTCATTTTGATGGTAGGTGGCTTCCTTGGTGTTGTTAATAAAACTGGTGCCCTTGACCAAGGTATCGCATCAGTTGTTAAAAACAACAAAGGCAAAGAAAAAATGTTGATTGCCATTTTGATTCCAATCTTTGCCTTAGGTGGATCAACTTACGGTATGGGTGAAGAAACGATGGCATTCTACCCATTGCTTATCCCAGTAATGATTGCAGTAGGTTTTGATACCTTAGTAGCAGTAGCTATTATTCTGATTGGTTCTCAAATTGGATGTTTGGCATCAACTATTAACCCATTTGCAACTGGTGTCGCTGCAGATGCTGCTGGTGTAAGTATCGCTGATGGTATGATCTGGCGTCTAATTCAGTGGGTTGTTTTAGTAGGACTTTCAATCTGGTTTGTCTATAATTATGCAAGTAAGATTGAAAAAGACCCAAGCAAATCATTAATTGCTGACAAAATGGCAGAACATAAGGAAATCTTCAAACTTGAAAATTCTGATATGGACATGACTAAAAAACAAAAACATGTGCTTTGGATTTTCATCATTACTTTCCTTATCATGATTTTAAGTTTAATCCCTTGGGAAAACTTTAATATTAAACTCTTTACAGCTATTAACTCATGGTTAACAGGTCTTCCAGTTCTAGGAACTGCCTTTGGTAAGAGCTCTGCAGCTCTTGGTACATGGTACTTCCCTGAAATCACAATGCTCTTCATTATGATGGGGATCCTTGTTGCTATGGTTTACAAAATGTCTGAAGAAGATTTCATTTCTTCATTTATTGCTGGAGCAGCTGATTTATTAAGTGTTGCGATTATCTGTGCGGTTGCCCGTGGTATCCAAGTTATCATGAACGATGGTATGATCACTTCAACCATTCTTTCTTGGGGTGAAAAAGGACTTTCTGGACTTTCATCACAAGTCTTTGTATTGTTAGCTTATTTATTCTACTTACCAATGTCATTCCTCATTCCTTCAACTTCAGGTCTTGCTGGTGCAACTATGGGTATTATGGCTCCTCTAGGTCAATTCTCACATGTACCTGCTCACCTTGTCATTACTGCTTTCCAATCAGCTTCAGGTGTCCTTAACATGATTTCACCAACTTCAGCAATCGTTATGGGTGCTCTTGCAATTGGTAAAATTGACTTACCAACATGGTGGAAATTTGTTGGTAAATTCATGGTACTAGTTGTTGTAGCTAGTGTCGCAATTCTTTTACTTGCAACATTCTTTATTTAA
- a CDS encoding saccharopine dehydrogenase family protein, with amino-acid sequence MSRLLVIGCGGVAQVAISKICQDPETFTEIMIASRTKSKCDDLKARLESKTSVKIETAALDADKVDDIIALIQAYQPKAVLNVALPYQDLSIMDACLATGVHYIDTANYESEDTEDPEWRAVYEKRCQELGFTAYFDYSWQWAYQEKFKEAGLTALLGSGFDPGVTSVFTAYALKHYFDEIHTIDILDCNGGDHGYPFATNFNPEINLREVSAPGSYWENGKWVEVEAMSIKREYDFPEVGQKDMYLLHHEEIESLAKHIPGVKRIRFFMTFGQSYLTHMKCLENVGLLRTDPISFNGQEIVPIQFLKALLPDPASLGPRTVGKTNIGCIFTGVKDGQEKTIYIYNVCDHQECYREVGSQAISYTTGVPAMIGTKLVMNGTWQEAGVFNLEQLDPDPFMEALNQYGLPWVVVENPQVVD; translated from the coding sequence ATGAGCCGTTTATTAGTGATTGGGTGTGGTGGCGTTGCCCAAGTTGCCATCAGTAAAATTTGTCAAGACCCAGAAACGTTCACAGAGATCATGATTGCTAGTCGCACCAAATCAAAATGTGATGACTTAAAAGCAAGATTAGAAAGTAAAACATCTGTTAAAATTGAAACAGCAGCCTTGGATGCCGATAAGGTAGATGATATCATTGCCTTGATTCAAGCCTATCAACCTAAAGCTGTTTTAAATGTGGCCCTTCCTTACCAAGATTTAAGCATCATGGATGCTTGTCTAGCAACAGGTGTTCACTATATCGATACCGCTAACTATGAATCAGAAGATACCGAAGATCCAGAATGGCGCGCAGTTTATGAAAAACGTTGCCAAGAATTAGGATTTACAGCCTACTTTGATTATTCTTGGCAGTGGGCTTATCAAGAAAAGTTTAAGGAAGCTGGTTTAACAGCCCTCCTTGGATCAGGATTCGACCCAGGAGTTACCAGTGTCTTCACAGCTTATGCCTTGAAACATTATTTTGACGAAATTCATACCATTGACATTCTAGACTGTAATGGTGGTGATCACGGTTACCCATTTGCTACCAATTTTAACCCAGAAATTAACCTTCGTGAAGTCTCAGCACCAGGATCATATTGGGAAAACGGGAAATGGGTAGAGGTTGAAGCAATGTCTATCAAACGTGAATATGACTTCCCAGAAGTGGGGCAAAAAGACATGTATCTTCTACACCATGAAGAAATTGAGTCACTAGCAAAACATATTCCTGGCGTTAAACGCATTCGCTTCTTCATGACATTTGGTCAATCCTACTTAACACATATGAAGTGTCTTGAAAATGTTGGTTTGCTTCGTACAGATCCTATTTCTTTTAATGGTCAAGAAATTGTTCCTATTCAGTTCTTAAAAGCCCTACTACCGGATCCTGCAAGCTTAGGCCCTCGCACAGTTGGAAAAACGAATATCGGTTGTATCTTTACTGGGGTAAAAGATGGTCAGGAAAAAACAATCTATATCTACAACGTTTGCGACCATCAGGAATGCTATCGTGAAGTGGGTTCCCAAGCCATCTCATACACTACAGGTGTGCCAGCGATGATCGGGACAAAATTAGTGATGAATGGCACATGGCAAGAAGCAGGTGTCTTCAACCTAGAACAATTGGATCCAGATCCGTTTATGGAAGCTTTAAATCAATATGGCTTACCATGGGTAGTTGTTGAAAACCCACAAGTGGTGGATTAA
- the nspC gene encoding carboxynorspermidine decarboxylase has product MKLEQVPTPSYVIDEGQLIKNLEILKSVQDEAGCKILLAQKAYSLFATYPLIGQYLAGTTASGLYEAKLGHEEMGGEVHVFAPAFKDDDMKELLEIADHIVFNSERQLRKHAEACHHSGVSIGLRLNPEISTQNDHDQYDPCAYGSRFGVTESHFHPEVLELIDGFHFHTLCEQNVDDLVTTLKVFEAKFGSYLHQLKWLNLGGGHHITRADYDLPTLVQEIKRLKATYNIDIYLEPGEAIALNAGYLATEVLDIVENGISTLILDASATCHMPDVIEMPYRPPLKDAFDAQEKAFTYRLSSNTCLTGDIIGDYSFEKAVEIGQRLYFQDMAIYSFVKNNTFNGIGLPSLYLMDQSGDCHLIKSFTYEDFKSRLS; this is encoded by the coding sequence ATGAAATTAGAACAGGTGCCAACCCCTTCATATGTCATTGATGAAGGGCAATTAATCAAGAATTTAGAGATTTTAAAAAGTGTTCAAGATGAAGCAGGCTGTAAGATCTTATTGGCTCAAAAAGCCTATTCACTCTTTGCAACCTATCCTCTCATCGGGCAATACTTGGCGGGTACCACAGCAAGTGGCCTATATGAAGCAAAGTTAGGCCATGAGGAGATGGGTGGTGAAGTGCATGTTTTTGCACCCGCCTTTAAAGATGATGACATGAAAGAGCTCCTTGAGATTGCAGACCATATTGTCTTTAACTCTGAAAGACAATTACGTAAACATGCTGAGGCTTGTCACCATTCGGGTGTCAGTATCGGTTTACGTCTTAATCCAGAAATATCAACCCAAAATGATCATGACCAATACGATCCTTGTGCCTATGGCTCACGTTTTGGCGTGACCGAGAGTCACTTCCATCCTGAGGTTTTGGAGTTGATTGATGGTTTTCATTTTCATACCTTGTGTGAGCAAAACGTGGATGATTTAGTAACCACCCTCAAGGTTTTTGAAGCAAAATTTGGGTCTTATCTTCATCAGTTGAAATGGTTGAATCTCGGTGGAGGCCATCATATCACTCGAGCGGATTATGACCTGCCAACCCTTGTTCAAGAAATCAAACGACTCAAAGCAACCTATAACATTGACATCTATTTAGAACCTGGGGAAGCCATTGCCCTCAATGCAGGCTATTTAGCCACAGAAGTCTTAGATATTGTAGAAAATGGTATATCAACTTTAATCCTGGATGCCTCGGCAACCTGTCACATGCCAGATGTTATTGAGATGCCTTATCGTCCGCCATTGAAAGACGCCTTTGATGCTCAGGAAAAAGCTTTTACTTACAGATTATCATCCAATACCTGTTTGACAGGGGATATCATTGGAGACTATTCTTTTGAAAAAGCTGTTGAGATTGGCCAAAGACTTTATTTCCAAGATATGGCTATTTATTCATTTGTCAAAAATAATACTTTTAATGGCATTGGTTTGCCTAGTTTGTATCTGATGGATCAAAGTGGAGATTGCCACCTCATTAAATCCTTTACTTATGAGGATTTTAAAAGCAGATTATCTTAA
- a CDS encoding dipeptidase — protein MKSYITESQQLACVEAIKKIVSYPSVCKEGENGTPFGQAIQDVLEFTLEHCRSLGFDTYIDPEGYYGYAEYGTQKEMLAILCHLDVVPEGDRSLWKTDPFDCVEKEGRLYGRGTQDDKGPSMMALYAVKALMDAGVTFNKRIRFIFGTDEETLWRCMNRYNELEEQATYGFAPDSSFPLIYAEKGLLQAKLTGPGTDELSLEIGNAYNVVPARAAYKGELLESIKAELDKLGFEYVIKEDTLTVYGLAQHAKDAPHGINALVRLAKALLPYTENKTIDFLANCVDEDGKGLNIFGPIEDEPSGYLSFNAAGLTLSKALTEVRLDIRIPVLADKDELVKQLLEKAKAYGLTYEEFDYLAPLYVPIDSELVTTLMDVYQEKTGDQSPALSSGGATFARTMPNCVAFGALFPDSIQTEHQENENIVLEDAYKAMDIYAEAIYRLTR, from the coding sequence ATGAAATCCTATATTACGGAAAGTCAACAATTAGCTTGTGTCGAAGCGATCAAAAAAATCGTTTCCTACCCTTCAGTTTGTAAAGAAGGTGAAAATGGAACGCCATTTGGCCAAGCGATACAAGACGTCTTAGAATTTACATTAGAACACTGTCGTTCTTTAGGATTTGATACCTATATTGATCCTGAAGGTTATTATGGTTATGCTGAGTACGGCACTCAAAAAGAAATGCTAGCCATTCTTTGCCACTTGGACGTTGTACCCGAAGGTGATCGAAGCCTATGGAAGACAGATCCATTTGACTGTGTCGAAAAAGAAGGTCGTTTATATGGTCGTGGAACACAAGATGACAAAGGACCTTCCATGATGGCACTCTATGCAGTCAAAGCTTTGATGGATGCTGGGGTTACCTTTAACAAAAGGATTCGATTCATCTTTGGAACTGACGAGGAAACCTTATGGCGTTGTATGAATCGCTATAACGAACTCGAAGAACAAGCAACATATGGCTTTGCTCCAGATTCAAGTTTTCCACTGATTTATGCAGAAAAAGGCTTGTTACAAGCAAAACTCACTGGACCGGGAACTGATGAACTCAGTCTTGAAATTGGAAATGCTTATAACGTTGTGCCTGCCAGAGCAGCTTATAAAGGGGAATTACTTGAGTCTATAAAAGCTGAGTTAGATAAATTAGGTTTTGAATATGTTATCAAAGAAGATACATTGACAGTCTATGGTTTGGCTCAACATGCTAAAGATGCCCCACATGGCATCAATGCTCTTGTTCGACTTGCTAAAGCTTTACTACCTTATACTGAAAATAAAACCATTGACTTTTTAGCTAATTGTGTGGACGAAGATGGTAAAGGGTTAAACATTTTTGGTCCTATTGAAGACGAACCATCAGGTTATCTCTCTTTCAACGCTGCAGGTTTGACGCTTTCCAAAGCCTTGACAGAAGTTCGACTTGATATTCGTATTCCAGTTTTAGCTGATAAAGACGAATTGGTTAAACAATTATTAGAAAAAGCTAAAGCCTATGGCCTAACTTATGAAGAATTTGATTATTTAGCACCATTATATGTTCCTATTGACAGTGAGTTAGTAACAACATTAATGGATGTTTATCAAGAAAAAACCGGTGATCAAAGCCCTGCATTATCATCCGGCGGTGCAACCTTTGCGCGGACAATGCCAAACTGTGTTGCTTTTGGGGCCTTATTCCCAGATTCTATTCAAACAGAACATCAAGAAAATGAAAACATTGTGTTAGAAGATGCTTATAAAGCTATGGATATCTACGCAGAAGCTATTTATCGCCTAACACGTTAA